The following proteins are co-located in the bacterium genome:
- the pgsC gene encoding poly-gamma-glutamate biosynthesis protein PgsC, whose translation MIYQSIGLGLVVSLFFSEILGLAAGGLVVPGYIALYLDQPLRVLGTILAALVTYAVTRGAGRFVLLYGRRTMVFCVLAGYLFGFLTRYLRVFNEAAGLGVDASVLQSIGYIIPGLIAYWMMRQGVIETLCTMIMAAFIVRLALVTAYGGKLVELAFG comes from the coding sequence ATGATCTACCAGAGCATCGGCCTGGGGCTGGTGGTCAGCCTCTTCTTCTCGGAGATCCTCGGCCTGGCGGCCGGCGGCCTGGTCGTGCCCGGCTACATCGCCCTGTACCTCGACCAGCCCCTGCGCGTGCTCGGCACCATCCTGGCGGCCCTGGTCACCTACGCCGTCACGCGCGGCGCCGGGCGCTTCGTGCTGCTGTACGGGCGGCGCACCATGGTCTTCTGCGTCCTGGCCGGCTACCTGTTCGGCTTCCTGACGCGCTACCTGCGGGTGTTCAACGAGGCGGCCGGGCTGGGCGTCGACGCGAGCGTGCTGCAGTCCATCGGCTACATCATTCCCGGCCTCATCGCCTACTGGATGATGCGCCAGGGGGTCATCGAGACCCTGTGCACCATGATCATGGCCGCCTTCATCGTGCGCCTGGCGCTCGTGACGGCCTACGGAGGAAAGCTCGTTGAGCTGGCGTTTGGATAG
- the pgsB gene encoding poly-gamma-glutamate synthase PgsB, with protein sequence MVRLILFLLVLLTALGTWEMARHARHRRRIGLRIHVNGSRGKSSVARLIAAGLRAGGLAVVAKTTGSAAAVINTDGSESPIARRGGPNIKEQLAVFRTAAAQSCDALVLECMAVRPDLQRACEHGIVHATHGVITNVRPDHLEVMGPTLDDVAASLAGTVPRHARLYTAEDRYTGYLAARARRAGSSCTAVGPENVGAADMADFTYDEFAENVALALAVCEDVGVDRATALAGMRGVTPDVGALTRRACPHPDGGTVEFINGFAANDNESYRRVWRRLGLDAAPDEVVVLVNTRADRRRRSQDLAPLFGRELRPGHQIVIGDDAPLYARLVRGAGAPATAVTDAHDLDAPALWQAVLRLARPGARVIGVGNIAGIGHQLLAHLAQEAPQSTPARPHGEARA encoded by the coding sequence GTGGTGCGACTGATCCTCTTCCTGCTGGTGCTGCTGACCGCCCTCGGTACGTGGGAGATGGCGCGGCATGCCCGCCACCGGCGGCGCATCGGCCTGCGCATCCACGTCAACGGCAGCCGCGGCAAGTCGTCGGTGGCCCGGCTCATCGCCGCGGGCCTGCGCGCCGGCGGCCTCGCGGTGGTGGCCAAGACCACCGGCAGCGCCGCCGCCGTCATCAACACCGACGGCAGCGAGTCGCCCATCGCCCGGCGCGGCGGGCCCAACATCAAGGAGCAGCTCGCCGTGTTCCGCACGGCGGCGGCCCAGAGTTGCGACGCCCTCGTGCTCGAGTGCATGGCCGTGCGGCCCGACCTGCAGCGCGCCTGCGAGCACGGCATCGTGCACGCCACCCACGGCGTCATCACCAACGTGCGGCCCGACCACCTCGAGGTCATGGGCCCGACCCTCGACGACGTGGCGGCCAGCCTCGCCGGCACCGTCCCCCGCCACGCCCGCCTCTACACGGCCGAGGACCGCTACACCGGCTACCTCGCCGCGCGCGCCCGGCGGGCGGGCAGCTCCTGCACCGCCGTGGGCCCGGAGAACGTCGGCGCCGCCGACATGGCCGACTTCACCTACGACGAATTCGCCGAGAACGTCGCCCTCGCCCTGGCCGTGTGCGAGGACGTGGGCGTCGACCGCGCCACCGCCCTGGCGGGCATGCGCGGCGTGACGCCGGACGTGGGCGCCCTGACCCGGCGCGCCTGCCCGCATCCGGACGGCGGCACCGTCGAGTTCATCAACGGCTTCGCGGCCAACGACAACGAGAGCTACCGCCGCGTGTGGCGCCGGCTCGGGCTCGACGCGGCGCCGGACGAGGTCGTCGTGCTCGTGAACACCCGCGCCGACCGCCGCCGCCGCAGCCAGGACCTGGCGCCGCTCTTCGGCCGCGAACTGCGGCCCGGGCACCAGATCGTCATCGGCGACGACGCCCCCCTCTACGCACGCCTGGTGCGCGGCGCCGGCGCCCCCGCCACCGCCGTGACCGACGCCCACGACCTGGACGCCCCCGCCCTCTGGCAGGCCGTCCTGCGCCTGGCCCGGCCGGGCGCCCGCGTCATCGGGGTCGGCAACATCGCCGGCATCGGGCACCAGCTCCTGGCCCATCTGGCGCAGGAAGCGCCCCAGAGCACCCCGGCACGCCCCCACGGGGAGGCCCGCGCATGA